A part of Variovorax sp. HW608 genomic DNA contains:
- a CDS encoding Bug family tripartite tricarboxylate transporter substrate binding protein — protein MKKMIKLVAAMVALAASVLAFDAPAQSYPAKPVRWVVGYPAGGGTDFLARTVGTQLSQQLGQPVLIDNRPGAAAIIASEIVARSPGDGYTVFSADNGVLVYNPVLYRKLPYDAEKDFVALGMMGRSPLIITAAPGTGFADAKALIAALRKEPGKYSIATPGAGSPHHLALELFQREAGVQLLHVPYKGGAPALQDLMGGQVPLMMLDLPSGISAVKAGKVVPLLAMSGERVPQLPQVPTAKELGFGEVEAYTWQGLVVPAATPKDIQQKLGADLLKAMNDAAVRQKLFDAGWEARPTNAADMNRYVQSERKKWQALIAAREIRID, from the coding sequence ATGAAGAAGATGATCAAGCTCGTGGCCGCGATGGTCGCGCTGGCCGCATCGGTGCTGGCATTCGACGCACCGGCGCAGAGCTATCCGGCCAAGCCGGTGCGCTGGGTGGTCGGCTATCCGGCCGGCGGCGGCACCGACTTCCTGGCGCGCACGGTGGGCACGCAGCTGTCGCAGCAGCTCGGCCAGCCGGTGCTCATCGACAACCGGCCCGGCGCCGCCGCCATCATCGCGTCGGAGATCGTGGCGCGCTCGCCCGGCGACGGCTACACCGTGTTCTCGGCCGACAACGGCGTGCTGGTCTACAACCCGGTGCTCTACAGGAAGCTGCCCTACGACGCCGAGAAGGACTTCGTCGCCCTCGGCATGATGGGCCGCTCGCCCCTGATCATCACGGCCGCGCCAGGCACGGGCTTCGCCGATGCCAAGGCGCTGATCGCTGCGCTGCGCAAGGAGCCGGGCAAGTACAGCATCGCGACGCCGGGCGCCGGCAGCCCGCACCACCTGGCGCTGGAGCTTTTCCAGCGCGAGGCCGGCGTGCAACTGCTGCACGTGCCCTACAAGGGCGGCGCTCCGGCACTGCAGGACCTGATGGGCGGCCAGGTGCCGCTGATGATGCTCGACCTGCCGAGCGGCATCAGCGCGGTCAAGGCCGGCAAGGTGGTGCCGCTGCTCGCGATGTCGGGCGAGCGCGTGCCGCAGCTGCCGCAGGTGCCGACCGCGAAAGAACTCGGCTTCGGCGAGGTCGAGGCCTACACCTGGCAGGGCCTGGTAGTGCCAGCCGCGACGCCGAAGGACATCCAGCAGAAGCTGGGCGCCGACCTGCTGAAGGCCATGAACGACGCCGCCGTGCGCCAGAAGCTGTTCGACGCCGGCTGGGAAGCACGACCCACCAACGCCGCCGACATGAACCGCTACGTGCAGTCGGAGCGCAAGAAATGGCAGGCCCTGATCGCTGCGCGCGAGATCCGAATCGACTGA
- a CDS encoding fumarylacetoacetate hydrolase family protein, producing MKRARILYEGTVHDAVESDGQLLLGDGRRVALDVVTWLPPLAPTPLPRTILALGLNYADHAKELEFKAPEEPLVFVKGESTLTGHRQLTYRPSDVQFMHYECELVIVIGKTARKVKRDDAYDFIGGYTVANDYAIRDYLENWYRPNLRVKNRDTCTPIGPWLVDAKDVPDPMSLALSTTVNGKLTQSGNTKDMIFDAPFLIEYFSSFMTLQPGDLILTGTPDGVVDCRPGDVIVTEIEHIGALVNTIAAA from the coding sequence ATGAAGCGCGCACGCATCCTCTATGAAGGCACGGTGCATGACGCGGTCGAGAGCGACGGCCAGTTGCTGCTGGGCGACGGCCGCAGAGTGGCGCTCGACGTGGTCACCTGGCTGCCGCCGCTCGCACCGACGCCGCTCCCGCGCACCATCCTCGCGCTCGGGCTCAACTACGCGGACCATGCGAAGGAACTCGAATTCAAGGCGCCGGAAGAGCCGCTGGTGTTCGTGAAGGGCGAGAGCACGCTCACCGGCCACCGCCAACTCACCTATCGCCCGTCGGACGTGCAGTTCATGCACTACGAATGCGAGCTCGTGATCGTCATCGGCAAGACCGCGCGCAAGGTCAAGCGCGATGACGCCTATGACTTCATCGGCGGCTACACGGTCGCCAACGACTATGCGATCCGCGACTACCTCGAGAACTGGTATCGCCCCAACCTGCGCGTGAAGAACCGCGACACCTGCACGCCGATCGGCCCGTGGCTGGTCGATGCCAAGGACGTGCCCGACCCGATGTCGCTGGCCCTTTCGACCACGGTCAACGGCAAGCTGACGCAGTCGGGCAACACGAAGGACATGATCTTCGACGCGCCCTTCCTCATCGAGTACTTCAGCAGCTTCATGACGCTGCAACCCGGCGATCTGATCCTCACGGGCACGCCGGATGGCGTGGTGGATTGCCGCCCCGGCGACGTCATCGTGACCGAGATCGAACACATCGGCGCGCTCGTCAACACCATTGCCGCGGCCTGA